DNA sequence from the Verrucomicrobiota bacterium genome:
TTGGACATTATCCATGAAATCGTTAGTCCCATGATACATCCCAGCATGACTTCACCGACGCGGCGTAAACCCAGCTCAAGACCGGTTAATTTCGAATGGCGTTCGAGCTCGGAAGCAATGACCAAGGCAGCTGTAATCGGGGCTTGTCTCCACATGGTCGTGATTTTTACCACGTAGGTCGAAAGCAAAACCGTGATCATCAAAGCCAGTGGCATTTTCCAGGCATTTTCACCGCCTATCATTAAAAAGATGAGTCCGATCGAACACCC
Encoded proteins:
- a CDS encoding FUSC family protein, which encodes MNSSREKINRWYTSLWQKNDWLGVHFAVNVGIATVILSIILKTYAGLNPIWAISSMIAASDPTVETAIKSFWARIINASVGCSIGLIFLMIGGENAWKMPLALMITVLLSTYVVKITTMWRQAPITAALVIASELERHSKLTGLELGLRRVGEVMLGCIMGLTISWIMSKIWPPPKKSG